GTGGAAGCCATGGTATGGAAATGGAGCTCAGCCAGAAGCAGATGGGAGACTTTCGCAGCATCACTGATGAATAGTGGCCaaatttataagagaaaataCCCAACGATATCTCATTTGTTACTCCTTCCACTCCTTAATATTGTTACTCATTTGTTAAATTTGTAAGATGAAAgatgattttgtatttgatttCTCAAAGATGAgaagtaaaaatttaatttttaaatatgaaaaaaataggaCAAATTAATTATACTGTTAAATTTGTAAgatgatttaatatttaatgatcaagttatattttttataattaatttcacattaTTAAACTGGAATATGTACCTCCAAGTTTTgcatataaaaagaaacaaaattattaaatgctACAAGATTATGTAATCCCAACCAACCTTTTGGTGACAATGTAACCACATTCTAGATTTCTAGTGAACATGTCATAGAGTTATGTTGTAACCACATGGTCCCGGACTGCTGGGACCAGGTAGAGGTACTAATGTCTCCCGAGTTTGCTGCATGATCCTTTCGCAAATGTAAAGCTGCAAAGAATTTAAATGTTCTTACGTTGAAAATTAATCGTGGACATGTGACATTCATAGTTGAGCAATCGTATCACCAATCAATAAGAACCAGCGGGTGTTTGTTTGGCTACCAATTGTTTGGGAAACTTTTCCACACTAGGGAATATAATCTTTTTCAGATCCTTTCAACACCACATATTGCACAACTTTTCTGTCTCTGCTGATAAAGATTCACTACTTCCAGCCATCTCAAATCCCTTTGCAAACTGTCCTAGTTTCTTACAATTTGGTCAATGGCCAACCAAGGACATGACCTCCCTCTCTATGAAAAAATATGGGTCAAGCGAAAATTTCAAAGAGTGATAGACACATTGATCTTAGTCCTCCTTCTCCTGCTTCTTAGTTACCGACTTttctcatccaacaactttacTTTCCCGTGGTTCCTTGCTTTCATATGTGAATCTTGGTTTACATTCACTTGGATTGTGATTCTCAACACCAAGTGGAGTCCTGCAGTAACCATAACCCACCCAAATCGTCTCCTGCTACGGTACGTAATAACATGaagattttatattattctGTTATTTATGATTACATAATAATTAGTAATTTAGTCCTTACTACTCATAATTAGATTGATCCTGTGTAATCCTATTTGCTCATTATAAATAAAGGCTTAGTGTGGCCATCCTTAACACACAACATTATTGTAAAGCACTGTTATAAAGATATTAATGTTAGCTCCTTTGATAAATCAAGCTGGTTCTGAATTCGATTCCCCATTCCCATGATCACAAACTCTATCACTTTTGTACTAGTAGCACTAGCTAAAGTTGTAAGTTATTAAATGCTTATTCTTGCTTTTTAGTGGCATGGCATATGATTATTATACATTTGCATTTACATTTTGTTTTATATCTCAATAGGGTACCTGAGTCTGAGTTTCCACCAGTTGACTTGCTCGTGACAACAGCAGACCATGTACTTGAACCACCAATCATCACAGTCAACACTGTCTTATCTCTTCTAGCACTTGATTATCCTACTAACAAGCTAGCTTGCTATGTTTCTGATGATGGTTGTTCCCCTCTTACTTTCTATGCCCTTATGGAAGCTTCCAAATTCGCTAAGTTTTGGGTACCTTTCTGTAAGAAGAACTGTGTACAAGTGAGAGCACCCTTCAGATACTTCTCTGACATTGCCACTAACAAAAGTGAAGACTCACTTGAATTCAAACAAGAATGGTTACAAATGAAGGTAAGTACAACAACCTTGCCCTGCATTGTTAACATTCCAAAATAGTCTCCAGTCTCCTTAATTAACAAGCACTAACAATGAGATAAGCTCTAAATATGAGGGCAAAGGAAATTAGGGGATATGCTCTAACTTCCAAATGCTCTGACCATGAACTACAAAATGGTTTGTCTTTTGCATTTTGCAGGATATGTATGACAATCTTTGCCAAAAAATTGAAGAGGTGACGGGCAAAACAATTCCATTCCAACTTGATGGAGAATTTGCTGTTTTCTCAAATACAGACCAAAGAAATCATCCAACCATAATTAAGGTAACAAATatagcagtaaaaaaaatatgcatgcaCCTACAGAGTGTCTGCAATGCTTTTGTTTCTGTGTAACCAATTCAAGTTGCTAGTCAATTTAGATTCATTTGGTCCCTGAAAAAGTTGATTGGTTTTATTTTCTgttctaaaataatatttacaaaaatgttgtttccatggtaacaaatttttaaaaatatatagcaaaaaaaataaaaataagtagcatcttcataattattattataataaacagAAGAAGTGCTACATCTCCTATtccataaattatttacattacCAATTATACTCTTCCTTTTGTTCTTATTTACATTACCTATTTTACTTCCCTTCCAAATTTGTAGAAAATCTTCCATTATGCGAACCTGTTATTTTGTTCGTTTAAACAACAGTTTTTATGTATGAACAAGAAAGCACTTAATATGTATGAGCAGGTTATATTGGAGAACATGGGTGATCTTTTAGATGGGTTGCCTCACTTAATCTATATATCCAGAGAGAAGAGGCCACAGTATCATCACAATTACAAAGCTGGAGCTATGAATGTCTTGGTAATTAAGTTTGTTAACTGATATATAGTTCATGAAATCTTGATTCTCATTCTTTGAATTAATATCTAGCAAATTCATTCTCATCTTTCTCAATAACTAATATGTGTAGACAAGAGTCTCTGGGTTGATGACCAATGCTCCCTTTATATTGAACGTAGACTGTGACATGTTTGTGAACAATCCAAAGATTGTTCTACACGCTTTGTGCATTTTGATGGATtcacaaagaggaaaagaagtTGCTTTTGTTCAGTGTTTCCAACAATTCTACGATGGAATAAAAGATGACCCTTTTGGGAATCAGTGGATGATTACATTTAAGGTGTTTTTCTGCTTTAAATGAAAGTTCAAACTTCTAAGTTTACTCTTCATTGGTAAAGGTCATGAACTAAGGAGCTCTCTAAACTaacattttcttgttttgttaaaTGCAGAACATTATAATGGGAATGGCAGGACTTCAAGGACCTTTCTATGGGGGAACAAATGCTTTCCATAGAAGAAATGCTATTTATGGCCTTTATCCTGATGAAATTGAAAGCGAGAGAAAAGGTCATTGAGTCATTCTCAGACTCGAATGCACAGAATTCCCTGATTCTTTATTATATGTCTCAAAACAAAATCTATATTGGAGAgaaaattcttattatatagatgatatttataaaatcttatattaacCCAAGATGATTCAATTCTTAATCAATATACATCAAAATTGACATAAGTGATaggaaaatgatataaaatcttcaattttgaaagattttaacATAAACAACTAAAGTAATACAGTTATAAAAAGAAGGATATTATTAATTGTTGATTCCTATATAGTTTGCCTAAGACACGTTTAGTATTTTGTATCATCCGCaggaaaattagaagaaaagatATTAATAGAGAAATTTGGAAGTTCAAAGGAGTTTATCAAATCATCAGCTCAAGCTTTGGGAGGGAGTGCATTTTCTGCTAATGATATTACTACTTTCAACTTTATTGAGGCAGCAACACAAGTTTCCAATTGTGAATATGAATATGACACTTGCTGGGGTAAACAGGTaagaaaaacagaaacaaatatatttttcaaacaaaattaactattttctcAAGAACAGAAATTTGTTAATTAGCTTTGAGGAATATTTTTGGGAACTCTAGATGGGGTGGTTGTATGGCTCAATCTCAGAAGATGTGCCAACTGGGTTGAATATTCAAAGAAAAGGTTGGAGATCAGAGTGTTGTACACCAGATCCAATTGCCTTCACAGGATGTGCTCCCGGAGGAATACTCTCTACAATGTTACAACAAAAGAGATGGGCTTCAGGCCTCACTGTAGTCTTCTTTGGAAAGCATTCTCCAATTACGGGCATGCTCTTTGGTAAGACCCAGTTCAGGGCAGGCTTGTCTTTTTTTTGGCTTACCAACTGGGGCTTGCGTGGCCTATTTCTAGTTTGCTATATTGCTCTACTAGCATTTTGCATTATTACCAACACCAATATCTTTCCTAAGGTTAGATTCAAATTCATATCCAATTTTAATGGCAAGGTTATATGCTAGAGACAATACAAAGGATTTAATTCCAATCCACTTTGGTTTTGTTCCAGGGACTAGGCCTTTGGATTCCAATTGCTCTTTTTGTGATTTACAACGTACATACTCTATTAGAGTACCTTACAATTGGGTTGTCAATACGACATTGGTGGAATAATCAGAGAATGTGCATAATTAGAACCACGACTGCATCGTTTCTTGGATTTTTGAGTGCTATGCTTAAGCTATCGGGGATATCGGATTCTGTCTTTGAAATAACAGACAAGAAACCCTCAACTTCTGGTGCTGATGGAAACAATGCAGATGCTGGAAGGTTCACATTCGAGGAGTCCCCAGTTTTTGTGATAGGCACGACCATTTTGTTGGTGCATATGACAGCAATGTTGATCAAGTTTTTGGGGTTGCAACCTACTCATAGTGGGAATGGGTGTGGACTTGGGGAGTCCATCTCTAGTATGTATGTGATAGTGTGTTACTGGCCATATTTGAAAGGGCTGTTTGCTAGAGGAAAATATGGGATTCCCCTATCCACTATTTGCAAATCAGCAGTGTTAGCATTAGTGTTTGTGCACTTTTGTAGAAGTAACGTTATCAGTTGATGACTTGAAATTTCTCTTGATAGTGTTCTCATATTTCTTTGGATTATGTGCTTATTATCTGTTAGCTATTAATGAATGAAAGGTGCTAATTAATTTGGAGAATAACATCACTTTCTACAACTCCTGTTTGTACAATACTCAAGGatggatttgaatttttttcaccaagcatatctttctctttattttctttattgtttttattttggtataAACATATCAACTGATCATCTCCTTTGGGCTTAAAAGTTGAAGAAGAAAGAACCTTCTTTGATGTTTTCCCCACTAACAGCTCCAAAAACTTGGACATGTCACTGTTGAGATGTCAATGACTTTTTCGCACTCT
The nucleotide sequence above comes from Glycine soja cultivar W05 chromosome 11, ASM419377v2, whole genome shotgun sequence. Encoded proteins:
- the LOC114374675 gene encoding cellulose synthase-like protein B4 translates to MANQGHDLPLYEKIWVKRKFQRVIDTLILVLLLLLLSYRLFSSNNFTFPWFLAFICESWFTFTWIVILNTKWSPAVTITHPNRLLLRVPESEFPPVDLLVTTADHVLEPPIITVNTVLSLLALDYPTNKLACYVSDDGCSPLTFYALMEASKFAKFWVPFCKKNCVQVRAPFRYFSDIATNKSEDSLEFKQEWLQMKDMYDNLCQKIEEVTGKTIPFQLDGEFAVFSNTDQRNHPTIIKVILENMGDLLDGLPHLIYISREKRPQYHHNYKAGAMNVLTRVSGLMTNAPFILNVDCDMFVNNPKIVLHALCILMDSQRGKEVAFVQCFQQFYDGIKDDPFGNQWMITFKNIIMGMAGLQGPFYGGTNAFHRRNAIYGLYPDEIESERKGKLEEKILIEKFGSSKEFIKSSAQALGGSAFSANDITTFNFIEAATQVSNCEYEYDTCWGKQMGWLYGSISEDVPTGLNIQRKGWRSECCTPDPIAFTGCAPGGILSTMLQQKRWASGLTVVFFGKHSPITGMLFGKTQFRAGLSFFWLTNWGLRGLFLVCYIALLAFCIITNTNIFPKGLGLWIPIALFVIYNVHTLLEYLTIGLSIRHWWNNQRMCIIRTTTASFLGFLSAMLKLSGISDSVFEITDKKPSTSGADGNNADAGRFTFEESPVFVIGTTILLVHMTAMLIKFLGLQPTHSGNGCGLGESISSMYVIVCYWPYLKGLFARGKYGIPLSTICKSAVLALVFVHFCRSNVIS